A portion of the Clostridium gelidum genome contains these proteins:
- the secA gene encoding preprotein translocase subunit SecA, whose product MGLLNAVFGTYSEREVKRLNPTIQKINDLEEGLQKLSDEELKAKTSEFRERLNNGETLEDILPEAFAVVREGSVRVFEKRHFDEQLMGGMILHQGRISEMKTGEGKTLVATLPAYLNGLTENGVHIVTVNDYLAKTQSEEMGELYGFLGLTTGVIIHDLNNDQRREAYAADITYGTNNEFGFDYLRDNMVVYKEERVQRGLNFAIVDEVDSILIDEARTPLIISGQGEKSTEFYKVADYFAKKLVAEKDFTKDEKANAVMLTDEGVRKAEVTFKIENYADAENIELQHYLTQALKANFAMRRDKDYMVKDGEVIIVDEFTGRLMEGRRYSDGLHQAIEAKENVKIARESKTLATITFQNYFRMFEKLAGMTGTALTEENEFREIYGLDVIVIPTHRPVARIDNPDLVFSSEIGKFKAVVSEIENIHQKGQPVLVGTVSVEKSELLSSMLKKKGVPHQVLNAKFHEQEAEIISHAGEFGMVTIATNMAGRGTDIKLGEGVIEVGGLKIIGTERHESRRIDNQLRGRSGRQGDPGESTFFISLEDDLMRIFGSEKIQGVVEKLGLQEEEAIESKMVSKAIENAQKKVEGNNFDIRKQLLGYDDVMNIQRGVIYKQRSEVLEGEDVKEEVLAMLKEIIADSVNTHITGETEEYREEFLNLMVYLQDICIPPNSVDLPSLENLSNEEITESLYESACKFYEQKEEEFTSERLREIERVVLLKAVDTKWMTHIDNMDHLKQGIHLQSFKQIDPVQAYQMEGSEMFNEMIETIKEETIKLLFHVRIERAPERVRVAQETEAVHVDTSSPSAGPGANPGPGGPSVGPVRNLDKHGRNDLCPCGSGLKFKNCCGREA is encoded by the coding sequence ATGGGACTATTAAATGCCGTATTTGGAACATATAGTGAAAGAGAAGTAAAAAGACTTAATCCTACAATACAAAAAATAAATGATTTAGAAGAAGGGTTGCAAAAACTATCAGATGAAGAGTTGAAAGCAAAAACTTCTGAATTCAGAGAAAGATTAAATAATGGAGAGACATTAGAAGATATTTTACCAGAAGCATTTGCTGTTGTAAGAGAAGGATCAGTAAGAGTATTTGAGAAGAGACATTTTGATGAACAACTTATGGGTGGAATGATACTTCACCAAGGTAGAATTTCGGAAATGAAAACAGGTGAAGGTAAGACTCTTGTTGCAACTCTGCCAGCTTACTTAAATGGATTAACTGAAAATGGGGTTCATATTGTAACTGTAAATGATTATCTTGCTAAAACACAATCAGAAGAAATGGGTGAATTATATGGTTTCTTAGGATTGACTACAGGAGTAATAATTCACGACCTAAATAATGACCAAAGAAGAGAAGCTTATGCAGCTGATATTACTTATGGAACTAATAATGAATTTGGGTTTGACTACTTAAGAGATAACATGGTTGTTTACAAAGAAGAAAGAGTTCAAAGAGGACTAAACTTTGCTATAGTTGATGAAGTTGACTCGATTTTAATTGATGAAGCTAGAACTCCACTTATAATTTCAGGTCAAGGAGAAAAGTCTACTGAATTTTATAAAGTTGCAGATTATTTTGCAAAGAAATTAGTTGCAGAAAAAGATTTTACAAAAGATGAAAAAGCTAATGCAGTAATGTTAACTGATGAGGGTGTTAGAAAAGCAGAAGTAACATTTAAAATAGAAAACTATGCTGATGCTGAAAATATAGAATTACAACATTACTTAACTCAAGCGTTAAAAGCAAACTTTGCCATGAGAAGAGATAAAGATTACATGGTTAAAGATGGAGAAGTAATAATTGTTGATGAATTTACAGGAAGACTTATGGAAGGTAGAAGATATTCAGATGGTCTTCACCAAGCAATAGAAGCAAAAGAAAATGTTAAGATTGCAAGAGAATCTAAAACACTTGCAACTATTACATTCCAAAATTACTTCAGAATGTTTGAAAAATTAGCAGGTATGACTGGTACAGCATTAACAGAAGAAAATGAATTTAGAGAAATTTATGGATTAGATGTTATTGTTATTCCAACACACAGACCAGTAGCTAGAATAGACAACCCAGATTTAGTTTTTAGTTCTGAAATTGGAAAGTTTAAGGCTGTTGTATCAGAAATAGAAAATATACATCAAAAGGGTCAACCAGTATTAGTTGGTACAGTAAGTGTTGAAAAGTCAGAACTTCTTTCAAGTATGCTTAAGAAAAAAGGAGTACCACATCAAGTATTAAATGCTAAGTTCCATGAACAAGAAGCTGAAATAATAAGTCATGCTGGTGAGTTTGGAATGGTTACTATAGCTACTAATATGGCAGGTAGAGGTACTGATATTAAGCTTGGTGAAGGTGTAATTGAAGTTGGTGGTCTTAAGATAATAGGTACTGAAAGACATGAATCAAGAAGAATAGATAACCAATTAAGAGGACGTTCTGGTAGACAAGGAGATCCGGGTGAATCAACATTCTTTATTTCACTAGAAGATGATTTGATGAGAATATTTGGATCAGAAAAGATTCAAGGAGTTGTTGAGAAATTAGGACTTCAAGAAGAAGAAGCAATTGAAAGTAAGATGGTTTCAAAAGCTATAGAAAATGCTCAAAAGAAGGTTGAAGGTAATAACTTTGATATAAGAAAACAATTATTAGGCTATGATGATGTAATGAATATACAAAGAGGAGTTATTTACAAGCAAAGATCAGAAGTTCTTGAAGGGGAAGATGTAAAAGAAGAAGTATTAGCAATGTTAAAAGAAATTATAGCAGATTCTGTTAATACTCATATTACAGGTGAAACTGAAGAATATAGAGAAGAATTCTTAAATTTAATGGTATACTTACAAGACATATGTATACCACCAAATTCAGTTGATTTACCTAGTCTTGAAAATCTTTCAAATGAAGAAATAACTGAAAGTCTTTATGAAAGTGCATGTAAATTCTATGAGCAAAAGGAAGAAGAATTTACTTCAGAAAGATTAAGAGAAATTGAAAGAGTTGTTCTTTTAAAAGCTGTTGATACTAAATGGATGACACACATAGATAATATGGATCATTTAAAACAAGGTATTCATCTTCAGTCATTTAAGCAAATTGATCCAGTTCAAGCATACCAAATGGAAGGTAGTGAAATGTTTAATGAAATGATTGAAACAATCAAAGAAGAGACAATTAAACTATTATTCCATGTTAGAATAGAAAGAGCACCAGAAAGAGTGAGAGTTGCACAAGAAACAGAAGCGGTTCATGTTGATACTTCAAGTCCATCAGCAGGACCTGGAGCAAATCCAGGGCCAGGAGGTCCAAGTGTAGGACCAGTTAGAAATCTTGATAAGCATGGAAGAAATGACTTATGTCCATGTGGTAGCGGGCTGAAATTTAAGAATTGCTGTGGAAGAGAAGCTTAG
- the prfB gene encoding peptide chain release factor 2 (programmed frameshift), producing the protein MIIELEKELVKLPIIKKSIEEMGASLDRGGIERELHELECQMQEAGFWDDIKRAEEVTKKSKAIKDKIEGFDKLQSQIEDIEVLKEMMEEDDEESSDEIIQTIRGIQAQIDDYNMKVLLCGEYDKNNVILTLHVGVGGTDANDWTEMLLRMYTRWCEKQGYSVETLDLIPGDEAGIKSVTLKVTGEYAYGYLKAEKGIHRLVRISPYNSNGKRQTSFASMEVLPELTKEQDINIKPDDLRIDTYRSGGAGGQHVNTTDSAVRITHLPTGVVVQCQNERSQFSNKDTAMEMLKSKLVELKERAHKEKIEDLAGELKDMGWGSQIRSYVFHPYSMVKDHRTNVETSNVTAVMDGEIDMFINAYLKQ; encoded by the exons ATGATTATTGAGCTTGAAAAAGAATTAGTAAAGCTTCCTATTATAAAGAAATCTATAGAAGAAATGGGGGCTTCACTT GACAGAGGAGGAATAGAACGAGAACTTCATGAATTAGAATGTCAAATGCAAGAAGCAGGTTTTTGGGATGACATAAAAAGAGCTGAAGAAGTTACGAAAAAGAGTAAAGCTATAAAAGATAAAATTGAGGGGTTTGATAAATTACAATCTCAGATTGAGGATATTGAAGTATTGAAAGAAATGATGGAAGAGGATGACGAGGAATCTTCCGATGAAATAATACAAACAATAAGAGGAATACAAGCTCAGATTGATGATTATAATATGAAGGTACTTTTATGTGGAGAATATGATAAGAATAACGTCATTTTAACGCTGCATGTTGGTGTTGGAGGTACTGATGCTAATGATTGGACTGAAATGCTTTTAAGAATGTACACAAGATGGTGTGAAAAACAAGGCTATAGTGTTGAGACTTTAGATTTAATTCCAGGAGATGAAGCAGGAATTAAGAGTGTTACTTTAAAGGTTACTGGAGAGTATGCATATGGATATTTAAAGGCAGAAAAAGGTATTCATAGATTGGTTAGAATTTCACCATACAATTCTAACGGCAAAAGACAAACTTCTTTTGCATCAATGGAAGTACTTCCGGAACTTACGAAAGAGCAAGATATTAATATAAAACCTGATGATCTTAGAATAGATACTTATAGATCAGGAGGTGCTGGAGGACAACATGTTAATACAACTGATTCAGCAGTAAGAATTACACATCTTCCTACAGGGGTAGTTGTCCAATGCCAAAATGAAAGAAGCCAATTTTCGAATAAAGATACAGCTATGGAAATGCTTAAGTCCAAATTAGTTGAATTAAAGGAAAGAGCACATAAAGAAAAGATTGAAGATTTGGCTGGAGAGTTAAAAGACATGGGCTGGGGAAGTCAAATAAGATCATATGTATTCCATCCATATAGCATGGTTAAAGACCATAGGACAAATGTAGAAACATCAAATGTTACAGCAGTAATGGATGGTGAAATAGATATGTTTATAAATGCTTATTTGAAGCAATAA
- a CDS encoding response regulator transcription factor — protein sequence MNILIAEDEKDIRNLISLHMRKENYDVYEASDGREALTIFENEKIDLILLDTMMPNVDGISVIQKVRAVSTIPIICITAMGNDSDKVLALGLGADDYLVKPISPIELSARVASNLRRCYNYTEHKDIVYTTGELKLFTETFEIFKGKKKIDLNPKEFKIVKLLISNLGKVFTKKQIYEDVWEESYFGDSNNIMVHLSHIREKIEDDPKNPVYIKTIRGIGYKIERVNINEG from the coding sequence ATGAATATTTTAATAGCAGAAGATGAGAAGGATATTAGAAATCTTATTTCACTACATATGAGAAAAGAAAACTATGATGTTTATGAAGCATCTGATGGAAGAGAAGCATTAACAATATTTGAAAATGAAAAAATAGATTTAATTTTATTAGATACAATGATGCCAAATGTTGACGGCATTTCAGTAATACAAAAGGTACGAGCTGTATCAACAATTCCTATTATTTGCATTACTGCAATGGGAAATGATTCAGACAAAGTTTTAGCATTAGGACTTGGAGCTGATGATTATTTGGTAAAGCCTATAAGTCCAATTGAATTATCAGCTAGAGTAGCATCAAATCTCAGGCGATGTTATAACTATACTGAGCACAAAGACATAGTATATACAACCGGAGAATTAAAATTATTTACTGAAACTTTTGAAATTTTTAAGGGGAAGAAGAAGATTGATTTAAATCCAAAAGAATTTAAAATCGTAAAATTATTAATATCTAATTTAGGTAAAGTATTTACTAAAAAACAAATTTATGAGGATGTATGGGAGGAATCCTATTTTGGGGATTCTAATAATATAATGGTTCATTTAAGTCATATTAGAGAAAAAATAGAAGATGACCCTAAAAATCCTGTGTACATAAAAACTATAAGAGGTATAGGATACAAAATTGAAAGGGTTAATATAAATGAAGGCTAA
- a CDS encoding sensor histidine kinase, giving the protein MKAKKIKRSVTAELFFMYFLGYIAITIILIVGIIFSIVGYEFLCNPSTYNSYFIELENKLNDDYTSINDEDLLDIDGFIIKINNKNEVPYSRGNVIDEYKSLDLKSYIYLSGLTKENEILLNDDLMAYSVLKNFNNSTMESHNIKYSLYSKYLEEENSIIVFGCPYSEITKPNIVTKIISHNILIKILISFNIFLILLVVYVFAKATSKLFIKPIKTLLNGVMEITNNNYDVNIKIDTKNEFLDLANGFNMMAETIRNEIREKEKLEKIREGLILDISHDLKNPLSSILGYSEILINNRDLDENEKMEYLNIINKNSYRANKLMNNLFEFSLYDNSDYKFNLIRTDISEFMRQTIANYIPEFEHNKFEYDFDILEEPYYVMMDEEKLTRAINNILDNKLKYNPSGSKIGVKTEIKERYFCIVLSDDGESIPEKNRENIFNLFVRLDKSRNSKTGGTGLGLSITKKILNKHNGGIRIIDSEAGTSFEIMLPIIKSKTDSNNYE; this is encoded by the coding sequence ATGAAGGCTAAGAAAATAAAAAGAAGTGTTACAGCAGAACTATTTTTCATGTATTTTCTAGGATATATTGCTATTACTATAATATTAATAGTAGGTATTATATTTTCTATTGTTGGATATGAATTTCTATGTAATCCAAGCACATATAATTCTTATTTCATAGAGTTAGAAAATAAACTTAATGATGATTATACAAGCATAAATGACGAAGATTTACTAGACATAGATGGGTTTATTATAAAAATCAATAATAAAAATGAAGTGCCGTACTCTAGAGGAAATGTTATAGATGAATATAAGAGTCTAGATTTAAAAAGTTATATATACTTATCTGGATTAACAAAAGAAAATGAAATTTTATTAAATGACGATCTCATGGCATATTCCGTGTTGAAAAACTTTAATAATTCAACCATGGAATCACATAATATTAAGTATTCATTATATAGTAAGTATTTAGAAGAAGAAAATTCAATAATTGTATTTGGATGTCCATACTCAGAAATTACAAAACCTAATATAGTTACAAAAATAATTTCACATAATATATTAATAAAAATATTAATTTCGTTTAATATTTTTTTAATTCTTTTAGTTGTATATGTTTTTGCAAAAGCAACTTCTAAGCTTTTTATAAAACCTATAAAAACATTATTAAATGGAGTAATGGAAATAACTAATAATAATTATGATGTAAATATTAAAATTGATACAAAAAATGAATTCTTAGATTTGGCAAATGGTTTCAATATGATGGCAGAAACTATAAGAAATGAAATAAGAGAAAAAGAAAAATTAGAAAAGATAAGAGAAGGTTTAATATTAGACATATCACATGACTTAAAAAATCCGCTCTCATCTATTCTAGGGTATAGTGAAATCTTAATTAACAACAGAGATCTAGATGAAAATGAAAAAATGGAGTATTTGAATATAATTAATAAAAATTCATACAGAGCAAATAAGCTTATGAATAATTTATTTGAATTTTCCTTATATGATAATTCTGATTATAAATTCAATTTAATAAGAACTGATATATCAGAATTTATGCGGCAAACAATTGCAAATTATATTCCTGAATTTGAGCATAATAAATTTGAATATGATTTTGATATATTAGAGGAGCCTTATTATGTAATGATGGATGAAGAAAAATTAACTAGAGCTATTAATAATATTTTAGATAATAAGCTTAAATACAATCCTTCTGGAAGTAAAATAGGTGTAAAAACTGAAATTAAAGAAAGATACTTTTGCATTGTGCTATCAGATGATGGGGAAAGTATTCCAGAAAAAAATAGAGAAAATATATTTAATCTGTTTGTAAGATTAGATAAATCAAGAAATTCTAAAACTGGAGGCACGGGACTTGGATTATCTATTACCAAGAAGATATTAAACAAGCACAATGGAGGTATAAGAATTATAGATAGCGAAGCTGGGACAAGCTTTGAAATCATGTTACCTATTATCAAATCAAAAACAGATAGTAATAACTATGAATAA
- a CDS encoding CPBP family intramembrane glutamic endopeptidase: MKFDNGFKEIKIRHIISMYLIMFLILIAIIIGIYPSGKISNTNINILCLIMEVFGTIALCCIIKPSKGKINSLYRDFKSQLDMKEIILVIIFFACLNIGAKNIMTDIIYLISPSFANSFINDSTLIINSKTDYWIVFIILVILTPFTEEIVFRHVFFKRLSKKFNIYVGIIVSSIIFAVFTNGSGPEFIGFLLLGIINCILYVKYENILIPMFIYFVNNIFYMIVSIPFGKVEKKAITLNPTDMILYAVSGIILFNIGMIFFIKFICENKVYLRESFNKSKSMEIKQS; this comes from the coding sequence TTGAAGTTTGATAATGGTTTTAAGGAAATTAAAATTAGGCATATCATTAGTATGTATTTAATTATGTTTCTAATTTTAATAGCAATTATTATCGGTATATATCCATCTGGAAAAATTAGTAATACTAATATAAATATTTTATGTTTAATTATGGAAGTATTTGGTACTATTGCACTTTGCTGCATAATTAAGCCATCTAAAGGAAAGATAAATTCATTATATAGGGATTTTAAAAGCCAATTAGATATGAAAGAAATAATTTTAGTTATTATATTTTTTGCATGTTTAAATATAGGAGCAAAGAATATAATGACTGATATAATTTATTTGATTAGTCCAAGTTTTGCAAATAGTTTTATAAATGATAGCACATTGATTATTAATTCGAAGACTGATTATTGGATAGTTTTTATAATTTTAGTTATTTTAACACCTTTTACAGAAGAAATAGTATTTAGACATGTATTTTTTAAAAGACTTTCAAAGAAGTTTAATATCTATGTTGGAATAATTGTATCTTCCATAATTTTTGCAGTATTTACTAATGGATCAGGTCCGGAATTTATAGGATTTTTATTACTTGGAATAATAAATTGTATACTATATGTTAAGTATGAAAATATTCTTATACCTATGTTTATATATTTTGTAAACAATATCTTTTATATGATAGTATCAATTCCATTTGGAAAAGTTGAAAAGAAGGCTATTACTTTAAATCCAACCGATATGATTTTGTATGCAGTATCGGGGATAATATTATTTAATATAGGAATGATATTTTTTATTAAATTTATTTGTGAAAATAAGGTTTATTTAAGAGAAAGTTTTAATAAAAGTAAGAGTATGGAAATCAAGCAAAGTTAA
- a CDS encoding DUF3658 domain-containing protein, translating to MEKIKGNVIHICFSQSAGGSLKHAVKKKKLFEGKKIIVFPDDISIGTIGNDINVDKRIEWCDGIDKEDGILNLENTEYLKEGYKKFYKQISKIKNSDLIYLWYGESGSDMCGMLYTMEFLKDKVEHIYCINVSEKIDESDSRVYIYRTVGEVSAEKLKYFLKIKRKVELKEYNDFINQWNSLKKDDSLLRIFNDGKMKSVKEDYFDIHILKFTPKEFRKSARTVGSAIGYSETRISDDYIFWRVQELVKLGMLEFKGKFGIMREMEIKITQKGLELMSTDLEAISYWRNVEIELQKERDIENEYKEQGRMEEKISMAKKLMDVLDIEIIAEKIGLTVAQVKNIEIDKTES from the coding sequence ATGGAGAAAATTAAGGGGAATGTTATTCATATATGTTTTTCACAAAGTGCAGGTGGAAGTTTAAAACATGCAGTTAAAAAGAAAAAGTTATTTGAAGGAAAGAAAATTATTGTATTTCCTGATGATATTTCTATAGGAACAATAGGGAATGATATAAATGTAGATAAAAGAATAGAGTGGTGTGATGGTATTGATAAAGAAGATGGTATACTTAATTTAGAAAATACTGAGTATCTAAAGGAAGGCTATAAAAAATTTTATAAACAAATTTCAAAAATTAAAAACTCAGATCTAATTTATTTATGGTATGGAGAATCCGGTAGCGATATGTGTGGGATGCTGTATACTATGGAATTTTTGAAAGATAAAGTTGAACATATTTATTGTATTAATGTATCTGAAAAGATTGACGAATCTGATAGTAGGGTTTATATATACAGGACAGTTGGAGAAGTTAGCGCTGAAAAACTAAAATATTTTCTTAAAATAAAAAGAAAAGTTGAATTGAAGGAATACAATGATTTTATAAATCAATGGAATTCCTTAAAAAAGGATGATTCACTACTTCGTATTTTTAATGATGGTAAGATGAAAAGTGTCAAGGAAGATTATTTTGATATACATATATTAAAGTTTACACCAAAAGAATTTAGAAAATCAGCGAGAACTGTAGGAAGTGCAATAGGATATAGTGAAACAAGAATTTCTGATGACTATATATTTTGGAGAGTACAAGAACTTGTGAAATTAGGGATGCTAGAGTTCAAAGGTAAATTTGGAATCATGAGAGAAATGGAAATTAAAATAACACAAAAGGGACTTGAACTCATGAGTACTGATTTAGAAGCAATTTCATATTGGAGAAATGTAGAGATTGAATTGCAGAAAGAAAGGGACATTGAAAATGAATACAAAGAACAAGGAAGGATGGAAGAAAAAATAAGTATGGCAAAAAAGCTTATGGACGTTTTAGATATAGAAATAATAGCAGAAAAAATAGGGTTAACTGTGGCACAAGTCAAAAATATTGAAATTGATAAGACGGAAAGTTGA
- a CDS encoding site-2 protease family protein — MEEEIELMKTPSIGKILLNFFIVSVTILILGFAFNLYYAIGYLFILIVHELGHYIVAKLLKLKVHFGGFTPFGAYIVHENTESCKENALIAIGGPLFGGILGLIYYVVYCFTGDYTFLALCFNSIILNLANLIPVNPLDGGYIAEAISPIICYMGFPLLLYLFISAHRLKSKILLFFIIIGGIYQAYKFTIKYKTDYYFKLDKQSKIKFICIYGILVLFLGVSAIYFYNTFDFKELMKSISRFN, encoded by the coding sequence ATGGAGGAAGAGATAGAATTAATGAAAACCCCAAGCATTGGTAAGATATTACTTAACTTTTTTATAGTTTCTGTAACAATATTAATATTAGGATTTGCATTCAATCTGTATTATGCAATAGGCTATTTATTCATTCTTATTGTTCATGAATTAGGTCATTATATTGTAGCAAAACTACTGAAGTTAAAAGTCCATTTTGGAGGGTTCACTCCCTTTGGGGCATATATAGTTCATGAGAATACTGAAAGTTGTAAAGAAAATGCACTTATTGCAATAGGAGGTCCATTATTTGGTGGGATACTTGGACTTATTTACTATGTGGTGTATTGTTTTACAGGAGATTATACATTTTTGGCATTATGTTTTAACTCAATAATACTAAATTTAGCAAATTTAATACCTGTAAATCCTCTTGATGGTGGTTATATAGCAGAAGCAATATCTCCTATAATTTGCTATATGGGATTTCCGTTATTATTATATTTGTTTATATCAGCACACCGTTTAAAGAGCAAGATATTATTATTTTTTATTATAATAGGAGGTATTTATCAAGCATACAAATTTACCATCAAATATAAAACTGATTATTATTTCAAGTTAGACAAGCAGAGTAAAATAAAGTTCATATGTATATATGGTATATTAGTTTTATTTTTAGGAGTTAGTGCAATATATTTTTACAACACATTTGATTTTAAGGAATTAATGAAAAGTATTAGTAGATTTAATTAA
- a CDS encoding GNAT family N-acetyltransferase: MVIAKYEDIEGISKLILEGFADDPKMKYQLRNLERKQLILKTIVESQVREFLGKAEVYTIDNCKGAILGYNSRNVDFNRFIEIVTEINNELIKILTEQEMQTLISASQMLGEVDNPLWFNEISEEYYHLMTIAIDKEFRGRGIFRKLISPLIKECDEKKIPILLETHNKANLNIYKHFGFNIVKEFADEKMAFKQYCMIRQPS, translated from the coding sequence ATGGTAATTGCAAAATATGAAGATATAGAAGGAATAAGCAAATTAATATTAGAAGGTTTTGCTGATGATCCTAAAATGAAATATCAGCTAAGAAATCTTGAGAGGAAGCAACTTATCTTAAAAACTATAGTTGAAAGTCAAGTGAGAGAATTTTTAGGAAAGGCTGAAGTGTATACTATTGATAACTGTAAGGGAGCAATACTTGGTTATAATAGTAGAAATGTTGATTTTAATAGATTTATAGAAATAGTCACTGAAATTAATAATGAATTGATAAAAATATTAACGGAGCAGGAGATGCAGACTCTAATAAGTGCTAGCCAAATGTTAGGTGAAGTTGATAATCCGCTATGGTTCAATGAAATTTCAGAAGAATATTATCATTTAATGACTATTGCTATTGATAAGGAATTTAGAGGTAGAGGTATCTTCCGTAAGTTAATTTCACCTTTGATTAAAGAATGTGATGAAAAAAAGATTCCTATTTTACTTGAAACACACAATAAAGCAAATCTAAATATTTATAAACATTTTGGGTTTAATATAGTAAAAGAATTTGCGGATGAAAAGATGGCTTTTAAACAATATTGTATGATTCGTCAGCCTAGCTAA